The following proteins are co-located in the Microcystis wesenbergii NRERC-220 genome:
- a CDS encoding efflux RND transporter permease subunit: MSENISLSGLSIRRHIGVLMLTIAVIIIGLFFLNRLQVDLLPSITYPRISLRMNVPGVSPEVILEEVTKPLEEGMSATEGVVQVYSETREGRMRVDLFFQPGGDLNVALNEATESFNRVRQNLPDIIEEPRLNKFEPSRLPVYEFALVSDTLPLKDLRLFADEELGRELGFVEGVAVVDVIGGVREEIQVNIDLQRLQFLGVGLNQVLDTLKRRNQDISGGRLEGETGEPLTRAVGKFKNVGDIQDLALTDSNNPEEKIYLRDVARVIDGTEEQRIFVTLNGKNAVRVSVQKQPNANTIAVVEGVKKRIAELKKSGLIPEGIQVVTTTDESVFIQNAVNNVVSSGLAGTILAGLTVFVFLGSLRQTFIITLAIPLSTLVAIICMKLFGLSINVFSLGGLALGVGIVVDNSIVMLENIALKVNQNQNKQDFLEIARNSSQEVESALVASTATNLVSILPFLLLGGFISLLFNEIILTISFAVAASLLCALTVVPMLASRLLNMRVSSRIQRFWLLKVFSQRLEGLTILYGRFLAKIIHYRIPVILLAFLIFGGSSFYLWQYIPQEVFSRIQTGQVNVFAQFPPGTNLNTNRQVMREVEKILLSQPETEYVFTTSGGSLFGTTTNENILRASSTINLKKGTNTEAYIERMSKALEQLNLVNVRLRLTPGQVRGIILNNSPSVGADVDVMLQGRDGKTLEQAGEEILSILDEKVSSARFRADADPRQPEIQIKPDWTRLNSLGLSTLEVGQTLRTAIQGSIPTQLQRGERLIDIRVQLDPNSRQKISDISQIPIFVNRQEDLKLADIARIEAGKTPGVIQRINQRQVFIIIGSLVEGAKLSDALAGVQSVLNSTPLPDGISILPSAAATSNQEIQGSLGLLAGLSVFLVFVVMAVQYNSLIDPLVIMLTVPLALAGGIFGLYLTKTPINAIVIVGVVLLVGIVVNNGIIMVELANQLRQEFGFTRLQAILKAAPQRLRPILMTTVTTVLGLFPLALGLGEGGEFLQPLGIVVFSGLSLATLLTLFIIPCFYVLFSRK; the protein is encoded by the coding sequence ATGTCAGAAAACATCTCCCTAAGCGGTCTATCAATTCGTCGTCACATAGGAGTATTGATGTTAACTATAGCAGTTATCATCATCGGTCTTTTTTTTCTAAATCGTTTACAAGTAGATTTGCTTCCTTCTATCACTTATCCCCGCATTAGTTTAAGGATGAATGTACCCGGAGTGTCCCCGGAAGTCATTCTCGAAGAAGTCACTAAACCCCTGGAAGAAGGAATGAGTGCCACCGAGGGAGTAGTGCAAGTTTATTCAGAAACTCGCGAGGGAAGGATGCGAGTAGATTTATTTTTTCAACCCGGGGGAGATTTAAATGTCGCTTTAAATGAAGCTACCGAAAGTTTTAATCGTGTCCGACAAAATTTACCCGATATTATTGAGGAACCGCGCTTAAATAAATTTGAACCCTCTCGTTTACCCGTCTATGAATTCGCTCTCGTTTCCGATACCCTACCCCTAAAAGATTTAAGATTATTTGCCGATGAAGAATTAGGGAGAGAATTAGGATTTGTGGAAGGAGTGGCAGTGGTGGACGTGATTGGGGGAGTTAGAGAAGAAATTCAAGTTAATATTGACCTGCAGCGATTACAATTTTTAGGAGTGGGATTAAATCAGGTTTTAGACACCCTAAAAAGACGCAATCAGGACATCTCTGGGGGCCGACTAGAGGGAGAAACCGGGGAACCTTTAACCCGTGCGGTGGGGAAATTTAAAAACGTAGGGGATATCCAAGATTTAGCACTGACCGATAGTAATAATCCCGAAGAAAAAATCTATCTGCGGGATGTGGCCAGAGTTATCGATGGGACAGAAGAACAAAGAATTTTTGTCACCCTAAATGGAAAAAATGCCGTCAGGGTTAGCGTCCAAAAACAACCGAATGCGAACACGATTGCTGTGGTAGAAGGGGTCAAAAAACGCATTGCCGAATTAAAAAAATCCGGGTTAATTCCAGAGGGAATACAAGTCGTCACCACTACCGATGAGTCTGTATTTATCCAAAACGCGGTTAATAACGTGGTTTCCTCGGGACTAGCGGGGACAATTCTAGCAGGACTGACTGTATTCGTCTTTCTCGGTTCTCTGCGACAGACTTTTATCATTACCCTAGCGATTCCTCTTTCTACCCTCGTCGCAATTATCTGTATGAAATTATTCGGGTTATCGATAAATGTGTTTAGTTTGGGAGGATTGGCCCTAGGGGTGGGTATCGTGGTGGATAATTCCATTGTCATGCTGGAAAATATTGCCCTTAAAGTTAATCAAAACCAAAATAAGCAAGATTTTTTAGAAATTGCCCGGAATAGCAGCCAAGAGGTAGAATCTGCTTTAGTGGCCTCCACTGCGACTAATCTCGTCTCTATACTGCCATTTTTATTACTGGGTGGTTTTATTTCCCTACTGTTTAACGAGATTATCCTCACTATCAGTTTTGCTGTGGCTGCTTCTCTGCTGTGTGCGTTAACCGTTGTTCCCATGTTAGCCAGTCGTTTGTTAAATATGCGGGTTTCTAGTCGTATTCAGCGATTTTGGCTATTAAAAGTCTTTAGTCAACGTCTAGAAGGTTTAACCATCCTCTACGGTCGTTTTTTAGCTAAAATCATCCACTACAGAATACCTGTTATCCTGCTGGCCTTTTTAATTTTCGGGGGAAGTAGTTTCTATCTCTGGCAATATATCCCCCAGGAAGTCTTTAGTCGTATTCAAACCGGACAGGTGAACGTTTTTGCCCAATTTCCTCCTGGTACCAATTTAAATACTAACCGTCAGGTGATGCGGGAAGTAGAAAAGATTTTATTATCACAGCCGGAAACTGAGTATGTTTTTACTACCAGTGGCGGTTCTCTTTTTGGCACAACTACCAATGAAAATATTTTGCGCGCTTCTAGTACGATTAATCTCAAAAAAGGCACTAATACAGAAGCATATATCGAACGGATGAGCAAAGCACTAGAGCAATTAAACCTCGTTAACGTGCGTTTGCGTCTCACCCCCGGTCAAGTGCGCGGTATTATTCTTAACAACTCTCCCTCCGTCGGTGCCGATGTGGATGTGATGTTACAGGGACGCGATGGGAAAACTTTAGAGCAAGCTGGTGAAGAAATCCTCAGTATTCTCGATGAAAAGGTCTCTAGTGCGCGTTTTCGTGCCGATGCTGACCCCAGACAACCAGAAATTCAGATTAAACCCGATTGGACGCGCTTAAATAGTTTGGGATTGAGTACCCTGGAAGTGGGACAAACGCTACGGACCGCTATTCAAGGATCGATCCCCACCCAACTGCAACGGGGAGAAAGATTAATCGATATCCGGGTGCAATTGGACCCCAACTCGCGGCAAAAAATTAGTGACATATCACAAATACCTATTTTTGTCAATAGACAAGAAGACTTAAAATTAGCAGATATAGCCCGGATTGAAGCGGGAAAAACCCCCGGAGTCATCCAGAGAATCAATCAGCGTCAAGTTTTTATTATTATCGGCAGTTTAGTCGAAGGGGCGAAATTAAGTGACGCACTCGCGGGAGTACAATCGGTTTTAAATTCCACTCCCTTACCCGATGGTATCAGCATTTTACCCAGTGCTGCCGCCACGTCTAATCAAGAAATTCAGGGTTCTTTGGGTTTATTAGCGGGTTTATCGGTATTTTTAGTCTTTGTGGTCATGGCTGTGCAGTATAACTCGCTCATAGACCCTTTGGTGATTATGTTAACCGTTCCTTTGGCCCTAGCGGGGGGAATTTTCGGACTATATTTGACCAAAACCCCGATTAATGCCATTGTCATTGTCGGGGTGGTTTTATTGGTGGGCATTGTGGTTAATAACGGGATTATTATGGTGGAATTAGCCAATCAATTGCGGCAAGAATTCGGTTTTACTCGACTACAAGCCATTTTAAAGGCCGCTCCCCAACGTTTACGACCGATTTTAATGACTACCGTGACCACGGTTTTAGGTTTATTTCCCCTCGCTTTAGGATTGGGAGAGGGGGGAGAATTCCTGCAACCTTTGGGAATTGTCGTTTTTTCGGGTTTGTCTTTAGCAACTCTGTTAACTCTGTTTATTATTCCCTGTTTTTACGTTTTATTCTCCAGAAAATAA
- a CDS encoding C40 family peptidase has translation MKIISLPLSSTQEYLCKRDLNLYNSPSCQELATQAQRGRQLKFISLEITEKGLQIQLREDNYLAWLSGEDLDAIAVATTAYQKIPLTRSDIEKHIPEIITFTQEARNRTNHYLWGGTLAPNYDCSGLIQAAFASFDIWLPRDSYQQEAFCQKINREELLPGDLIFFGDKRVNHVALYLGNNQYIHSSGQETGNNGIAINLLTDDQDSVSRHYYQKLWSFGRVMHN, from the coding sequence ATGAAAATCATCTCTCTTCCCCTATCATCCACCCAAGAATATCTCTGTAAAAGAGACTTAAATCTCTACAATTCTCCCAGTTGTCAAGAGTTAGCTACCCAAGCACAACGGGGAAGACAATTAAAATTTATTTCCCTAGAAATTACCGAAAAAGGGCTACAAATTCAGCTAAGGGAAGATAATTATTTAGCTTGGCTATCCGGAGAAGATTTAGATGCAATTGCGGTGGCCACCACAGCTTATCAAAAAATTCCTCTAACTCGTTCAGACATAGAAAAACATATTCCTGAGATTATCACTTTTACTCAGGAAGCAAGGAACCGTACCAATCATTATCTCTGGGGTGGAACCCTTGCACCTAATTACGATTGTTCAGGATTAATCCAGGCCGCTTTTGCCAGCTTTGACATTTGGTTGCCGAGGGATTCCTATCAACAGGAGGCTTTTTGTCAAAAAATAAACCGAGAGGAATTACTACCGGGAGATTTAATTTTCTTTGGTGATAAAAGAGTTAATCATGTGGCTTTATATCTAGGCAATAATCAATATATCCACAGTTCAGGACAAGAAACAGGTAACAATGGTATCGCTATAAATCTCCTCACCGATGATCAGGATAGCGTTAGTCGTCATTATTATCAAAAATTATGGAGTTTCGGTCGAGTTATGCACAATTAA
- a CDS encoding LCP family protein — MANVSGRFEKQEYSQNSENTVAVVSSVMSGLKKASPLQKGLFWGITLSFTALVSATLGAAVALISPLPAPIGAIFQKTTFPTQTDILEAQAWNSLINQQLSRPVNILVMGIDRVLDAKNSDDVFKGRSDTMLLVRFDPSDKTVRMLSIPRDSRVRIPGHGFTKINDANVHGGPTLAAEVVSNTLGDVTVDRYVRVTTDAFKELVDLVGGVEVYVPERMYHKDVTQKLEIDLQEGWQNLNGDQAEQFARFRNQQYGDIGRVQRQQILLKALQQKIFSPTILPSLPKAVQVLQQYIDTNLSVEEMLAIANFGREIKQDDLRMILLPGRFNNLEEYDGRSYWILNRSEIKTIVANNFTDNYSQGEPSVYSLRIAIQNATHTKGLARRTRDYLAKQGYTNVYISDDSSQKLETTAIIAQKGDIQSANLLKNQLGIGKVESSSTGALDSDLTIRVGDDAAQFLNAQQ, encoded by the coding sequence ATGGCCAATGTTTCGGGGCGGTTTGAAAAGCAAGAATACAGCCAAAACTCAGAAAATACCGTCGCAGTGGTCAGTTCAGTCATGTCTGGTTTAAAAAAAGCATCTCCCCTGCAAAAGGGCTTATTTTGGGGAATAACCCTCAGTTTTACCGCCCTAGTTTCCGCCACTCTCGGGGCTGCCGTCGCTTTAATTAGTCCCTTACCCGCACCAATTGGGGCTATCTTCCAAAAAACGACTTTTCCCACCCAAACAGACATCCTTGAGGCCCAAGCTTGGAATAGCTTAATCAATCAGCAGCTTTCTCGTCCTGTTAATATTTTAGTTATGGGCATCGATCGAGTTTTAGATGCCAAAAACAGCGACGATGTATTTAAAGGTCGCAGCGATACCATGCTCCTAGTGCGCTTCGATCCTAGCGATAAAACCGTGAGAATGCTGTCTATCCCTCGCGATAGCCGCGTCAGAATCCCCGGCCACGGTTTCACTAAAATTAACGATGCTAACGTTCACGGCGGACCGACTCTAGCAGCAGAAGTGGTCAGTAATACTTTAGGGGATGTCACCGTTGATCGCTATGTGCGGGTGACTACCGATGCCTTTAAGGAATTAGTCGATTTAGTCGGGGGTGTAGAGGTTTATGTACCCGAACGAATGTATCATAAAGATGTCACCCAAAAATTAGAAATTGATTTACAAGAGGGTTGGCAAAATCTCAACGGCGACCAAGCAGAACAATTTGCCCGTTTTCGTAACCAGCAATACGGCGATATTGGTCGCGTACAAAGACAACAAATTTTATTAAAAGCACTCCAACAAAAGATTTTTAGTCCGACAATTCTCCCCAGTCTCCCGAAAGCAGTACAGGTTTTACAACAATATATCGATACGAACTTAAGCGTCGAGGAAATGCTGGCTATTGCTAATTTTGGCCGGGAAATTAAACAGGATGACTTAAGAATGATCCTACTCCCTGGCCGGTTTAATAACCTCGAAGAATACGATGGTCGGAGTTATTGGATTTTGAACCGTAGCGAAATTAAGACCATTGTGGCTAATAATTTTACCGATAACTATTCCCAGGGAGAACCCTCCGTTTATAGTCTGCGGATTGCCATTCAAAATGCCACCCATACCAAAGGTTTAGCCCGTCGTACTCGTGATTATCTGGCCAAACAGGGCTACACAAATGTTTATATTAGCGATGACTCCTCTCAAAAGCTAGAAACCACGGCAATTATTGCCCAAAAAGGTGATATTCAGTCCGCTAACCTCTTGAAAAATCAATTGGGAATCGGTAAAGTAGAATCATCCTCCACTGGTGCTTTAGACTCAGACCTAACTATTCGGGTGGGTGATGATGCAGCCCAGTTTCTCAACGCTCAACAGTAA